DNA from Salmo salar chromosome ssa24, Ssal_v3.1, whole genome shotgun sequence:
AATAATATAAAGCCATCAGTGCCCACTCAAAAGGATTAAGCACATGATGCCTCTGAATGGAAAAACAGAAGGGAGAAAAGAAAGGGgaatgagtgtgtgagagagggggatgaagtgGTAACATATGGCAAAGTGAGAGAATGCAGTAGGAGTATCTCTTCCTCACTTGACAAGTATGTTTCTCCTGAGGTGTACAAATTCACTCAGTTTTGCTGTCAATGAGTCATATTGGTCTTTGGTGCATTGGATAATCTCAGTGGAGAGATTGATCCCTTAACTAGGCAGGAATAATCCAAAAACAAAGAAGCTTGCATTTCTAGAAGAAGTGGTGCTATATAGAACCACAAATCAGCTTTGTTTTTTAGCAGTGTGTATGAATGTAAAATTACACTTTGTACATGTAATGTACAGTACAAAAGTAAGAGTAACTACACGTTGTGGACAAATACCCTCAGTTAAAGGTAATAGGTTTTTGGACAGAGTCATCTCACATAGTTTGCAAGTCATTGACAAATAAACCCCTGTCCAGGAGAAGGTGAGGTGAACCAAAATATACACTTTGCTTTTTTAATGATGATTTTAAAAAAATGCTCATGTACATGAATGGGTGGTGCTGCTTACTTTAGATTCAGTGAATTAACAAATTATAGAATTTATTAATTCATGTTCAATTATCATGCTAGTCTtcattttatatatacagtgagctccaaaagtattgtgacagtgacacatgttttgttgttttggctctttaCTCcaacactttggatttgaaatgatacaatggctaggaggttaaagtgcagactgtcagctttaatttgagggtattttcatccatattgggtgaaccgttTCGAAATGACGTACATTTTTGtgcatagtccccccattttaggggaccgaaAGTATTGGGCCAAATTcagttatatgtgtattaaagtagtcaaaagtttagtatttggtcccctaaaacagagagactagagccaaaacaacaacaaatgtgtcactgtcccaatacttggAGCTCACTATACATCAATCAACATTCTGACTTCAGCATGGAGCATATGGTTGAGTAAGCTATCAATTTATGGATTCAGAATTGCCCCGATCAGTGGATGTGATTTTATGATCTGAGAATCAAAAGAGAAGAGAATATCAAAATATAAAATATCCCTATAACAAATCTAATACACAATGTGAATTCTCTTACATAAGGTCCTAGTTGAAGATCTCTCCTTTGAAAAAAAAAAGATCCCATATGAGTCTGGGGATGGATGCCTCtacccctttcctctcctgtgATTGCAGTCACTCTCATGATTTTCCATTGATTTTAATTAAGACTCGCTCAGCAGGTCAAAATTCCAGCCAGATTATCGTGTAGGAACCGGAGGGTCAGCACATTTCTACAGCCGAAGAGATAAATCTGGCTGCAGTGAAAACGGGTTGCACAACCACCTCTTCAAATGCAGAAATACAAACACCAGAGGCAACTTATTAGATGTCATCAAATGCCTCAGGGTGCCTCACAACAAATAAACACAAACATCCACTTAGGCCTGtccttgtgtatgtgtgttatttcagcAAATATCTAATGCATGTGGTAGTGATCCTAAATATATGTCATGAAGCTCTCAAGATTACCACAGCAAATTTGCCCCACGTTTTTCTTAATCTTATAAAGTATTTTCATGGTCATGTCAGTTTCATTCGATACAGAACTCTTCTCCGTGGGGAGTCTGACGCTGAGTGCTGCAATCAAAGGAAAAATTAATGAGTATCAGTGGCTGCTGGTGCCTTAAAGTTGAGGAGGATGATGGGTAAAAGTTATCAACAAGTgaataaatttttttttaaatgtaactgaCTGGGCAAACATCAGCCTGAAAAGGGTGTTGTTTTCCTAATGGTCTGTGGTCTGTATTCTGCAGTTTTGCTAATGGTCTGTGGTCTGTATTCTGCAGTTTTGCTAATGGTCTGTGGTCTGTGTCCTGCAGTTGAGGTGAAAGTGGAGCTAACCCTTCTGGGCAAAGAAAAGGAAGCAGGTGTGAAGTCCGCTAATGGAAAGGCGAGCCCCTTTTCTGACTGCAGACCCAACGGAGCACTGGAACACTGCTCCGATGAGGATTCCGCCGCTGCCGCCCCCCTCAGGCTCTACAAACCCCGCGATTACCTGGAGGCCTCCGTTTGTCATGTCAAGGACCTGGAAAATGGACAGTAAGGCCTAACAAAAgacaatgtacagtgcattcggaaagtattcagactcgttgactttttccacattttgttacgttacagctttattctaaaatggatcaaaatgtttttccttatcaatctacaaacaataccccataatgaaaatgcgaaaaggtttttagattttttaaaaaatgtattaaaaatgaacagaaataccttatttacatgggttttcagaccctttgctatgagactcgaaattgagctcattcAGTTTTggtgcatccagtttccattgatcacccttgaaatgtttctacaacatgattggagaccacctgtggtaaattaaatcgattggacatgacttggaaaggcacacacctgtctatatactgtaaggtcagagcaaaaatcaagccatgaggtcgaatgaaattgtccatagagctccgagacaggattgtgtcgaggcacagacctggggaagggtaccaaaacatttctgcagtattgaaggtccccaagaacagagtggcctcaatcattcttaaatggaagaagtttggaaccaccacgaCTCTTCATAGATCTGTcctcccagccaaactgagcaatcgggggagaagggccttggtcagggaggtgaccaagaacctgatggtcaatctgaaagagctccagagttcctctgtggaaatgggagaaccttccagaaggacaaccatctcagcactccaccaatcaggccttcatggtagagtggccagacggaagccacacctcagtaaaaagcacatgacagcccgcttggagtttgccaaaaggcacctaaagactctcagaccatgagaaacaagattcaatggtctgatgaaaccaagattgaattctttggcctgaatgccaagcgtcacgtctggaggaaacctggcaccatccctatggtgaagcatggtggtggcagcatcatgctgtggggatgtttttcagtggcagggactgggagactagtcaggatcgagggaaagatgaacggaggaaagtacagagagatccttgatgaaaacctactccagagtgctcaggacctaagACTGGGGCGAATCAAACAtctgaaatcaaatcaaaatcaaataaaattgtattggtcacatacacatggttagcatatgttaatgcgagtgtagctaaatgcttgtgcttctagttctgacaggtGTGAACAAGCAGTggatcgggtggttgttgtccttgatgatctttttggccttcctgtgacattgggtactataggtgtcatggagggcaggtagttgcccccagtgatgccttgtgcagaccgcacccccCTCTGGAGAGCCGTGCAGTTGAGGGtgttgcagttgccataccaggctgtgatacagcccgacaggaggctctcgattgtgcatctgtaaaagttagtcagggttttgggttacaagccacatttttttctgcctcctgaggttgaataggcgctgttgcaccttctttaccacattgtctgtgtgggtggaccatgtcagtttgtctgtgatgtgtacgcccaggaacgtaaaactttccaccttctccactgctgtcccttcgacatggataggagggtgctccctctgctgtttcctgaagtccacgatcatctcctttgttttgttgacgttgagtgagaggttgttttcctgacaccacactctgagtgccctcacctcctccctgtaggctgtctcgttgttgttggtaatcaagcccactactgttgtgtcgtctgcaaacttgatgattgagttggaggcgtgcatggccacgcagtcatgggtgaacagggagtacaggagggggccgagtacgcacccttgtggggccccagtgttgagggtcaacaaagtggagatgttgtttcctaccttcaccacctgggggcggcccgtcagaaagtccaagacccaattgcacaggtCGGGATTGTGACCCAGGGactccagcttaatgatgagcttgaagggtactatggtgttgaatgctgagctgtagtcaatgaacaacattcttacataggtattcctcttgtccagatgggatagggcagtgtgcagtgtgatggctattgcatcatctgtggacctgttggggcggtatgcaaactgaagtgggtctaggatggccggtaaggtggaggtgatacaatccttgactagtctctcaaagcacttcatgatgacagaagtgagtgctacagggcggtaggcTTTTAGTTCAGTTATCTGAGAGAGACCTGCCAAtaactggagagacctgaaaatggctgtgcatagacgctccccatccaacctgacagagcttgaagggaTCTGTAGAAaaaaatgtgagaaactccccaaatacaagtgtgccaagcttgtagcttatACCCAAAaatacttgaggctgtaatcgctgccaaatgagctttaagaaagtactgagtaaagggtctgaatacttttttatacattttcaaaaatttcaaacacctgtttttgctttgtcatattgTGGATTAATTAGAACAAACAATTTAAtcttttttagaataaggctgtaacgtaacaaaatgtggaaaaagtcaaggggtctgaatattgaAATTTGTATGGCTGGAACCTGTCATTATTTCCCCTTGCCTCACAATTTTTGtcccttcctgtgtgtgtgtgcgtgcgttcgtgtgtgtgtgcgtctgtgtgtgctcTTATTCCTGCTTAGGATGCGAGAGGTTGATTTGGGAAGTGGCAGAGCGCTGCTCATTAAAGAACATGGCGAGTTTTCTGCAATGGGGCACAAGTGCCCACATTATGGGGCACCACTGGTCAAAGGTGAGTCCCGTTTTGCATTGTTTGCTATTTTTGTGGAATATTGGTATGGAAATTCATATTTTTGCAGTCTTATGTCATAATCAAGTCCTGAGATGGATTGGTGAGTGATACAGtgggatgtacagtaccagtcaaaagtttggacacacctactcattcaagggtttttctatatttttactattttctattgtATGTAACATactagcgaagacatcaaaactatgaaataacacacatggaatcatgtagtaaccaaaaaagtgttaaacaaatcaaaatatattttagattttagattcttcaaagtagccaccttttgccttgatgacaactttgcacactcttagcattctctcaaccagcttcacctggaatgcttttccaacagtcttgaaggagttccatcatatgctgagcacttgttagcctcttttccttcactctgcggtccaactaatcctaaaccatctcaattgggttgaggttgggtgattgtggaggccaggtcatctgatgcagcactccatcactctccttcatggtcaaatagcccttacacagcctggaggtgtgttgggtcattgtcctgttgaataacAAATCATAGTtccactaaacgcaaaccagatgggatggagtatagctgcagaatgctgtggtagccatgctggttaagtgtgccttgaattctaaataaatcacatacagtgtcaccagcaaagcacccccacatcatcacacctcctcctccatgcgtcACGGTGAGAACCACTCATGCAGagttcatccattcacctactctgcgtctgacAAAGACACagtgtttggaaccaaaaatctcaaagtcggactcatcagaccaaaggacagatttccaccagtctaatgtccattgctcatgtttcttggcccaagcaagtctcttcttcttattggtgtcctttagtagtggtttctttgtagcaatttgtccatgaaggcctgattcacacagtctcctctgaacagttgttgttgaaatctgtctgtttcttgaacactgtgaagcatttatgtgggctgcaatttctgaggctggtaactctgaagcaacgtatcctctgcagcagaggtaagtcagggtcttcctttcctgtggcggtcttcatgagccAATTTCatgatagcgcttgatggtttttgcgactgcacttgaagaaacttttaaagttcttcacattttccaggttgactgaacttcatgtcttaaagtaatgatggactgtcatttctctttgcttatttgagctctttttgccataatatggacttggtcttttaccaaatagggttatcttctgtataccacccctaccttgtcataacacaatcGATTGGCTCAaccgcattaagaaggaaagaaattccacaaattaacttttaacaaggcacacctgttaattgaaatgcattccaggtgactacctcatgaagctggttgagagaatggcaagagtgtgcaaagctgacatcaagaccaaagggtggctacattgaagaatcttaaatataatatatattttgatttgtttaacactttttgggttatttCATGATTCcttacgtgttatttcatagtgttgatgtcttcactattattctacaatgtagaaaatagtaaaaaaattaagaaaaccccttgaatgagttggtctgtcaaaacatttgactggtactgtatatctttgTGTGTTGCAGGTATCTTGTCCAAAGGCCACGTGCGTTGCCCCTGGCATGGAGCTTGTTTCAACATCGTTACAGGAGACATTGAGGACTTTCCTGGGCTAGACAGCCTGCCCACCTTCCAGGTGACCTTCCTTGTTCGGTTCGCAATGCCATTCACATTCCCTGCCTTCACATTCTCTCTAAGCATCGTCAAAACCGTGTACACATCGCTCATGTCTGTTTGCTTCAGGTCCGAGTTGAAAAGGACAAAGTGATAATTCGTGCTAACAAACAGGTAAAGACACTCTGGGACTATTTAGAATAGATCATTGTGCTAAATCAACTGATCCCCCTTTGATGACCTGTGACCTGGCAAACATTTCTGTCTTCCAGGATCTTCAGTCACAGAAGAGGTCAAAAGCCATGGCCCGATGTTCAGCAGTTAACTCCAGCACTGGCTTCAGCCAGGTCCTTATCATTGGATCAGGTGAGTTGGCCATTGAGCATCTCCTTACACTCACACTCAGGGATGGAAATTAAGCTAGCCCGCTAGCCCGTGTTTAGTCGTTTTCAGACCGGGCTAGAAGAAAATGTGTTCAACTAGCACGCCGGCAACTGACATTTTGCCTTTTCAAATATCGCATGACACAAATTTTCGACCCGGCTAGTAAAAAATGTCAGTCTACTAGCCCGGCCGGCCAGTGCCCAAAATACTTAAGTTCCATTCCTGCATGCACCGCTGGTAAATAGAAGTCTGTTTGTTTATGTTCAAACTGTCGACTAGGACTTGAACCATACAGTatatgtacagttcattataggTCCTGAGTATTCCAAAGAAGGATAGATGATAGCAGCTCCCAAGAATTATTGCAACAACAAGGATTTTAGTTCATAGTGTATTTGTACTACAGTACATGTTTCAACTGTATGCTTTTAGTTTTAACACGCTTCAAAGCATTTTGTTTATCATCAAAACGCTCTAAGATTGTGTCTGGTATGCCAAACTCAATCCACTCTCCAATTCACCACTACTATTTCACTCAATAGTTATGGTAAAGGGAGCATGGATTCAGTTTGGATAGCAAGGATCTAAGATCCTATATAGACATTAAACAAGTGTCTTGTGTCTCCAGGTCCAGCAGGGCTGGTGTGCGCTGAGACGCTGCGACAGGAAGGCTTCACTGATCGCATTGTCATGTGCACCATGGACAAACACCCACCCTATGACAGGCCTAAACTGAGTAAGGTTTGTACAGAGATCCAGAGCACACCACAGAGATGGTAAAAGGACTATCTCCATAAGGACTTAGTGACCATGAGGGTTCTTTAAGTTGACCATTCTTCTGGATACAAACATTGTTGAAATTGCTGATGAAGGACTACCAGTTATGCTGTACTGTATTTCGTAGCAGATTGAATATTCTTCCCAAAATACTTCCCATTTTGTTATTGCTAGTATTATTAACCCATCTTGAACCCATCTTTAGTCTGTAATCGTGGGATAATATTTGTGCCAGCCAATGTAGAAATTTGCCCATGATATCTATGAGAAAATGGTTTGCTGACCTTGAGTTTCAAATTGTGATAAGGTTAAAAATGAAACCAAAAAATGTATGTTGCTTTAGCATCGTAAAAGTGGCATTTCTTCACTGAATGTCACCAATAACATTTCAACTTAACAAACGTCACCCCATAAACTCCAACCTGTGGTGTACTGTGCTGTGGTGCGGCGTAACTAACCATCTCCCCCTCAGTCCTTAGAGAGCACAGCAGAGCAGCTCCGGCTACGCTCCATAGACTTCCTCCAAGCCCACGACATCGAGTTGCTCACGGAGAAGGAGGTAAGACCTGAAACACTGATTATATTGGCTGAGTTTGAATCTACATCAGGGCTGTGTTCAGTGGGCAGTCTTCAAACAGATTGAAACAGGGAGTTGCTACCTGGTCGAACTTCTTCCAAgaagattttagtttttttttccgTTGCAAACTTTTGTTAcagtgtgccctactgaacacgacACTGGTCTCAGAGCAGCAATGAAGTGGTATGGATTCCCTTGGTGACACCCTGGTCCTATGTTCTCTTTCTAACTGGGATGTTTGGATGTCAATAGGCTGTGGCAGTGGACGTTAAGATGAGGGCTGTGACTTTTCAAGACGACTCTAGGATGGAATACAGGAAGCTTTTCATTGCCACAGGAAGCAAGTGAGGAGTAACCGTAAATTGTCTTTGGTTGAATGCAATAAAATGGAATTCAATTCTCTTCTTGTTGATATGACCAGTTGTGACTCATTGTTCTGTAGACACTGATATACCCGTATTTTGTCTCTTGTAAGACCCAAGCTGATGAACTACAAAGGCCAGGACGTTAGGAATGTGTTTCACCTCCGAACCCCTGAAGATGCTAACAGCGTAGCCAGGCTGGCCAACAACAAGAATGCTGTGATTGTGGGA
Protein-coding regions in this window:
- the LOC106585652 gene encoding apoptosis-inducing factor 3 isoform X2, with amino-acid sequence MGGCLSKSKPVEVKVELTLLGKEKEAGVKSANGKASPFSDCRPNGALEHCSDEDSAAAAPLRLYKPRDYLEASVCHVKDLENGQMREVDLGSGRALLIKEHGEFSAMGHKCPHYGAPLVKGILSKGHVRCPWHGACFNIVTGDIEDFPGLDSLPTFQVRVEKDKVIIRANKQDLQSQKRSKAMARCSAVNSSTGFSQVLIIGSGPAGLVCAETLRQEGFTDRIVMCTMDKHPPYDRPKLSKSLESTAEQLRLRSIDFLQAHDIELLTEKEAVAVDVKMRAVTFQDDSRMEYRKLFIATGSKPKLMNYKGQDVRNVFHLRTPEDANSVARLANNKNAVIVGTSFVGMEVAAALTDKAHSVSIIGIEAIPFRKALGEKVGKAIMKLKEVVLKSGKVLRADVCVIGTGSGPATGFLKQSGVHMDSKGFVPVNKTMQTNVDGVFAGGDIVTFPFPGRSNKKVNIPHWQMAHVHGRTAAHGMMGRPTEIKTVPYFWSAMFGKSLRYAGYGDGFDDVIIQGDVDELKFVAFYTRGEEVVAVASMNYDPIVSRVAEVLGSGKTIRKRDVETGDMSWLIDKGSQ
- the LOC106585652 gene encoding apoptosis-inducing factor 3 isoform X1, which encodes MGGCLSKSKPVEVKVELTLLGKEKEAGVKSANGKASPFSDCRPNGALEHCSDEDSAAAAPLRLYKPRDYLEASVCHVKDLENGQMREVDLGSGRALLIKEHGEFSAMGHKCPHYGAPLVKGILSKGHVRCPWHGACFNIVTGDIEDFPGLDSLPTFQVRVEKDKVIIRANKQDLQSQKRSKAMARCSAVNSSTGFSQVLIIGSGPAGLVCAETLRQEGFTDRIVMCTMDKHPPYDRPKLSKSLESTAEQLRLRSIDFLQAHDIELLTEKEAVAVDVKMRAVTFQDDSRMEYRKLFIATGSKPKLMNYKGQDVRNVFHLRTPEDANSVARLANNKNAVIVGTSFVGMEVAAALTDKAHSVSIIGIEAIPFRKALGEKVGKAIMKLFETNRVKFYMLNEVSEMLGHDGQLKEVVLKSGKVLRADVCVIGTGSGPATGFLKQSGVHMDSKGFVPVNKTMQTNVDGVFAGGDIVTFPFPGRSNKKVNIPHWQMAHVHGRTAAHGMMGRPTEIKTVPYFWSAMFGKSLRYAGYGDGFDDVIIQGDVDELKFVAFYTRGEEVVAVASMNYDPIVSRVAEVLGSGKTIRKRDVETGDMSWLIDKGSQ